One genomic segment of Hordeum vulgare subsp. vulgare chromosome 2H, MorexV3_pseudomolecules_assembly, whole genome shotgun sequence includes these proteins:
- the LOC123429319 gene encoding cytosolic sulfotransferase 5-like, translated as MNDPAESATETERSTTQEEEEEEEEEEEVSPKDFVATLAAREGWSQPLVQYKKYWFRPGLLERILLVRQAFVPRADDIILATQPKCGTTWIKALAFTITNRSRHGLDDDHPLLTRHPQHVVPFIEIPGAGADHPDIHALPSPRLLATHMPMSLLPPGTRSVGCRVVYLCRDPKDALVSRLHFENKVFKGANLSMDGAFGMFCEGFSPYGPFWDHCLEYWRASVARPDNVLFLKYEEIKSDPVQVVRKLAEFLGVPLTEEEESAGVARAVVRLCSFEKLTSLQVNQVGGVRHSESVHVSNSVFYRKGVVGDWANHMSHEMGDKLDRIVQHKLDGSGLVF; from the coding sequence ATGAATGATCCAGCTGAGAGTGCTACCGAGACCGAGAGATCAacaacacaagaagaagaagaagaagaagaagaagaagaagaagtctcaCCCAAAGATTTCGTAGCCACACTTGCAGCAAGAGAGGGGTGGTCTCAACCACTGGTCCAATACAAGAAGTACTGGTTCAGGCCGGGGCTCCTGGAGCGGATCCTGCTGGTCAGGCAGGCCTTCGTGCCCCGCGCCGACGACATCATCCTCGCCACGCAGCCCAAATGCGGCACCACCTGGATCAAAGCCCTCGCCTTCACCATCACCAACCGGTCCCGCCACGGCTTGGACGACGACCACCCGCTCCTCACGCGCCACCCTCAGCACGTCGTGCCGTTCATCGAGATCCCCGGCGCCGGCGCGGACCACCCTGACATCCACGCGCTCCCGTCCCCGAGGCTTCTCGCCACGCACATGCCCATGTCGTTGCTCCCGCCGGGCACGAGGTCGGTCGGCTGCCGGGTGGTGTACCTGTGCAGGGACCCCAAGGACGCCCTCGTGTCAAGGCTGCACTTCGAGAACAAGGTGTTCAAGGGCGCCAACCTGTCCATGGACGGCGCCTTCGGCATGTTCTGCGAGGGGTTCTCGCCCTACGGCCCCTTCTGGGATCACTGCCTCGAGTACTGGAGGGCGAGCGTGGCGAGGCCGGACAACGTTCTCTTCCTCAAGTATGAGGAGATCAAGTCCGATCCGGTGCAGGTGGTGAGGAAGCTGGCGGAGTTCCTCGGCGTCCCgctgaccgaggaggaggagagcgccGGCGTTGCTCGGGCGGTGGTGCGGCTGTGCAGCTTTGAGAAGCTTACCAGCCTCCAAGTGAACCAGGTCGGCGGCGTTCGTCACAGTGAGAGCGTTCACGTCAGTAATTCTGTGTTTTACAGAAAAGGAGTAGTGGGGGACTGGGCAAACCACATGAGCCACGAGATGGGGGACAAGCTGGACCGCATCGTCCAACACAAGCTTGACGGATCTGGCCTTGTGTTTTGA
- the LOC123429320 gene encoding UDP-glucosyltransferase UGT13248-like gives MDAAVTTVQATGGRVLLLPFPGMQGHANPMLQLGRRLAYHGLRPTLVLTRHVLSTTPTSTTQCPFPVAAISDGFDAGGIASCADTAEYLRRMEAAGSDTLSRLLLADDDPVRVLVYDSHLPWARRVACEAGVAAAAFFTQMCAVDVVYGEASAGRVALPLADGGALRGRLSVELGPDDVPPFVAAPQWYPAFTESALSQFDGLDQADHVLVNSFRDLEPMEAGYMESKWGAKTVGPTLPSFYLEDDRLPSNKTYGFNLVSSSALCMAWLDKQAPCSVLLASYGTVANLKTTQLEELGNGLCNSRQPFLWVLRSNEADKLPQELHDKCNMKGLIVPFCPQLEVLAHRATGCFLTHCGWNSTTEAIVAGVPMVAIPQWADQPTAAKYVESTWGIGLRARRDEKGLVTREEVERCIKEVMGGEEYKRNSCMWMQKAKEAMQEGGSSDSNIADFAAKYLSN, from the exons ATGGACGCAGCGGTCACCACCGTCCAAGCCACCGGCGGCCGCGTCCTCCTCCTGCCGTTCCCGGGCATGCAGGGCCACGCCAACCCCATGCTCCAGCTCGGCCGCCGCCTCGCCTACCACGGCCTCCGCCCCACCCTCGTCCTCACCCGCCACGTCCTCTCCACCACCCCCACCTCCACCACCCAATGCCCGTTCCCGGTGGCCGCCATCTCCGACGGCTTCGACGCCGGCGGCATCGCCTCGTGCGCCGACACGGCCGAGTACCTGCGCCGGATGGAGGCCGCCGGGTCCGACACGCTCtcacggctcctcctcgccgacgACGACCCCGTACGGGTGCTCGTGTACGACTCGCACCTGCCGTGGGCGCGGCGCGTGGCCTGCGAGGCCGGCGTGGCCGCCGCCGCGTTCTTCACGCAGATGTGCGCGGTGGACGTGGTCTACGGCGAGGCCTCCGCGGGGCGCGTCGCGCTGCCGCTCGCGGACGGGGGCGCGCTCCGCGGGAGGCTCTCCGTGGAGCTCGGGCCCGACGACGTGCCGCCGTTCGTCGCTGCGCCGCAGTGGTACCCGGCGTTCACCGAGTCGGCGCTCTCGCAGTTCGACGGGCTGGACCAGGCCGACCACGTGCTCGTCAACTCCTTCCGCGACCTCGAGCCAATG GAGGCTGGTTACATGGAATCGAAATGGGGCGCAAAGACCGTCGGCCCGACATTGCCATCATTCTACCTTGAGGATGACCGTCTCCCATCAAACAAGACCTATGGCTTCAACCTCGTCTCGAGCAGCGCTCTGTGCATGGCATGGCTTGACAAGCAGGCTCCTTGCTCCGTGCTCCTCGCATCTTACGGCACAGTCGCTAACCTCAAGACGACCCAACTAGAGGAGCTAGGCAATGGATTGTGCAACTCCAGACAACCTTTTCTTTGGGTTTTGAGGTCCAACGAGGCGGATAAGTTGCCCCAGGAGCTCCATGACAAATGCAACATGAAAGGCCTAATTGTCCCCTTTTGCCCTCAGCTGGAGGTGTTGGCTCATAGAGCAACAG GTTGTTTCTTGACGCATTGTGGATGGAACTCCACAACGGAAGCAATCGTCGCCGGTGTACCTATGGTCGCAATACCGCAATGGGCGGACCAACCGACCGCCGCAAAGTACGTGGAGAGCACGTGGGGGATCGGCCTGCGTGCGCGTCGAGACGAGAAAGGCTTGGTGAcaagggaggaggtggagaggtgcATCAAGGAGGTGATGGGTGGAGAAGAGTATAAGAGAAACTCTTGTATGTGGATGCAGAAGGCCAAAGAGGCTATGCAGGAAGGAGGGAGCTCTGACAGTAACATTGCAGATTTTGCAGCCAAGTATTTGTCAAATTAA